One Rosa chinensis cultivar Old Blush chromosome 5, RchiOBHm-V2, whole genome shotgun sequence genomic region harbors:
- the LOC112165331 gene encoding translation initiation factor IF-1, chloroplastic isoform X1, producing MLTSTSSSSLHHPILHSPLHSKTPTLTPPSLKFQPNPKPQLHLGTSILISKRCPNIVAMSKSPKVEEQKFSAEGLVTESLPNGMFRIRLDNADNIIGYISGKIRKSFIRILPGDRVKVEERSQSLVI from the exons ATGTTAACCTCAACATCATCATCCTCACTCCACCACCCAATCCTCCACTCTCCCCTCCACTCCAAAACCCCAACCCTCACCCCACCCTCCCTCAAATTCCAACCAAACCCAAAACCTCAGCTTCACCTCGGAACCTCAATCCTCATCTCCAAACGTTGTCCCAACATCGTTGCCATGAGTAAATCCCCGAAAGTTGAGGAGCAGAAGTTCAGCGCAGAGGGTCTGGTCACGGAGTCGCTCCCGAACGGCATGTTTCGAATCCGATTAGACAACGCGGACAACATCATAGGATACATTTCTGGGAAAATCCGAAAGAGTTTCATTAGGATTTTGCCTGGGGATAGAGTCAAAGTTGAG GAAAGGAGCCAAAGCCTTGTGATATGA
- the LOC112165331 gene encoding translation initiation factor IF-1, chloroplastic isoform X2 has translation MLTSTSSSSLHHPILHSPLHSKTPTLTPPSLKFQPNPKPQLHLGTSILISKRCPNIVAMSKSPKVEEQKFSAEGLVTESLPNGMFRIRLDNADNIIGYISGKIRKSFIRILPGDRVKVEVCYWEL, from the exons ATGTTAACCTCAACATCATCATCCTCACTCCACCACCCAATCCTCCACTCTCCCCTCCACTCCAAAACCCCAACCCTCACCCCACCCTCCCTCAAATTCCAACCAAACCCAAAACCTCAGCTTCACCTCGGAACCTCAATCCTCATCTCCAAACGTTGTCCCAACATCGTTGCCATGAGTAAATCCCCGAAAGTTGAGGAGCAGAAGTTCAGCGCAGAGGGTCTGGTCACGGAGTCGCTCCCGAACGGCATGTTTCGAATCCGATTAGACAACGCGGACAACATCATAGGATACATTTCTGGGAAAATCCGAAAGAGTTTCATTAGGATTTTGCCTGGGGATAGAGTCAAAGTTGAG GTTTGTTACTGGGAATTATAA
- the LOC112203570 gene encoding uncharacterized protein LOC112203570, producing the protein MTFNPNTTLVGEGSRDVNKTQLQVVACHFLDARSSFNNSHVGDCSTRLSLTFPGIWTIRDTRNAAGHIWSNKAVAESGYFEKIAFGSLMNYDGDVQCAGQNYEYTQIEKVTKLCPREKNAAATDYKTKVYTNPFLYDMRFHMFSKRSKSVVDRGRSYPLSVGNRLYRYGTFIEDAYSLAYTHSGPYNISFFIFINVSNMSIANVISAEGVYDDTDGSMCMVGCRNLGQIDQQPTDDSVDCEILLKLQLPPATPGRKISGYVKGSIESIRKKSDPLHFERLDLSSDDMFMAEADRSICRLEVETTLVLISTTLAYVFGALQLFHMNKRPDVLPSISILMLLVLTLGFLKPLIYYFEAILTYSTDYQDVFIGSDGWLQVDQANLRAIAVMIMLAFLLHFNLLQQTWSARSAKGTLKDLWNERRKLCQYMQLGF; encoded by the coding sequence ATGACTTTCAATCCCAATACAACTTTGGTTGGGGAGGGATCAAGGGATGTAAACAAAACTCAGCTACAAGTTGTTGCATGTCATTTCTTGGACGCGAGAAGTTCATTCAACAATTCTCATGTGGGTGATTGCTCAACAAGATTGAGCTTGACATTTCCTGGAATATGGACAATTAGAGATACCAGAAATGCTGCAGGGCACATTTGGAGCAACAAAGCTGTGGCAGAGTCAGGTTACTTTGAAAAGATTGCATTTGGTAGTCTTATGAATTATGATGGAGACGTGCAATGTGCAGGTCAGAACTATGAGTATACCCAAATTGAAAAGGTAACCAAGTTGTGCCCTAGAGAGAAGAACGCTGCTGCCACTGATTACAAGACCAAGGTATACACAAATCCCTTTTTATATGACATGAGGTTCCATATGTTTTCTAAAAGATCTAAAAGCGTAGTGGATCGGGGCCGTTCTTATCCTCTTTCTGTTGGAAATCGGTTGTACAGATATGGAACATTTATTGAAGATGCGTACTCACTTGCATATACCCACAGCGGCCCTTACAATATTAGCTTCTTTATATTCATCAATGTGAGTAATATGTCAATTGCAAATGTGATATCTGCTGAAGGGGTCTATGATGATACAGATGGAAGCATGTGCATGGTAGGCTGCCGAAATCTAGGCCAGATAGATCAACAGCCAACTGATGATTCTGTAGATTGTGAGATTCTACTCAAACTTCAGTTGCCTCCAGCAACTCCAGGGAGGAAGATCTCAGGTTATGTCAAGGGGAGCATTGAAAGCATACGGAAAAAGTCTGATCCTCTTCATTTTGAACGTTTAGACTTGTCTTCAGATGACATGTTTATGGCTGAAGCAGATCGATCCATTTGTAGGTTGGAGGTGGAGACCACCTTGGTTCTTATATCCACCACACTTGCATATGTTTTTGGGGCATTACAACTCTTCCATATGAACAAACGTCCAGATGTGCTTCCCTCCATTTCAATCTTGATGCTGCTAGTTCTAACCCTTGGGTTTTTGAAACCTCTTATATATTACTTTGAAGCCATCCTCACCTATAGCACCGATTACCAGGATGTGTTCATTGGAAGTGATGGATGGCTTCAAGTTGATCAGGCAAATCTGAGGGCAATAGCAGTTATGATAATGCTAGCTTTCTTGTTGCACTTCAACCTTTTGCAGCAAACATGGTCAGCAAGATCTGCGAAAGGGACCTTGAAGGACCtttggaatgagagaagaaagcttTGTCAGTATATGCAGTTGGGTTTTTAG
- the LOC112203571 gene encoding uncharacterized protein LOC112203571, protein MSRKYKFSATTALKMWCTLPKLLIFFFVFAIFSLNSVSSSATPDELTYADHCASIVPESNPKRYAALDSSVFHHTGFYIGGGSGGGIRSPRPARQLHYEHPNPIEFNAWSVRETDIQNLFNVQGSLEFERDNYHPGNVRSREPQSSVRFELSGFWSISSGKLCMVGSGSIYLKQGDLLIDVPALLKLNNLMNFTSISSLISGTLESLTSSQKDPNYFEPISMLILPRINYQYTLVSNISDDDSSSGGSDALLGSLQMEKFCSAFSGVVPVHEFDLKYLSHCLSAKNCTTPLSVSGLLPRIVALRDIECLEDQRRLRVLVEFSDKTKHWYHRALYPNTTFVGEGSWNAKKNQLHVVACRFLDATHLVNNSHVGDCSIGLSLSFPGIWTIGDTRSTAGHIWSNKTVTESGYFENITFESHETYVGGVLLKGQKYEYTQIDKVTKLCPRRNRTAANAQNTNLSPNPFPYGLRFNMAARKSEGEVEWGYFSPLSVGNQLYGPESYSIRDTDSIEYNNSSPYSISYQIFIDLGSTSVTNLISAEGIYDYTEGSLCMVGCRNVGSTDQQPINDSVDCEILLNFQWPPNPARKNSGFFKGSIVSTREKSDPLHFDHIELSPAHSFIADSYRRVEVEVILILMTITLACVFGALQLFHVKRHPDVLPSISILMVVILTLGYMIRLMYYFEAIFMDNTDHQNPFLGSGGRVQLSQFIVRVITVQTMVAFLLQLRLLQKIWSARSTKGIYKQLWDVEKKAVSIYAIGVLVAMVLLMSSKLQEHSMLGFGGCGAYAGLVVDGFLLPQILLNMVYKSKERALSVSFYTGTTFVRVLPHAYDLYRVHISGGVLAEPYIYASPLVAFYSTAWDAIIPIGGLLFAVIIFLQQKYGGRCFLPEKLRESGAYEKIPEVIEA, encoded by the coding sequence ATGTCCAGGAAGTATAAATTTTCTGCTACCACCGCTTTAAAGATGTGGTGCACTCTGCCAAAGCTTCTCatattcttctttgttttcgcCATCTTTTCTTTGAACTCAGTTTCATCCTCTGCTACACCTGATGAACTCACTTATGCTGATCACTGTGCTTCAATTGTTCCTGAGTCAAACCCGAAAAGATATGCTGCATTAGATTCCTCTGTCTTTCACCATACAGGTTTCTATATTGGCGGGGGCAGTGGTGGTGGCATTCGTAGTCCAAGACCAGCACGTCAACTTCATTATGAGCACCCAAATCCAATTGAATTCAATGCCTGGAGTGTCAGAGAAACTGACATACAAAACTTATTCAATGTTCAAGGAAGTCTTGAATTTGAGAGAGACAATTACCATCCTGGAAACGTCAGAAGTCGCGAGCCTCAAAGTTCGGTGAGGTTTGAACTTAGTGGGTTCTGGTCAATATCTTCTGGAAAGCTTTGCATGGTTGGATCAGGTTCTATTTACTTGAAACAAGGTGATCTGCTTATTGATGTTCCTGCTCTTCTGAAGTTGAATAATCTCATGAATTTCACTAGTATTTCAAGTCTGATTAGTGGAACCTTAGAGAGCTTGACCAGTTCTCAGAAAGATCCCAATTATTTTGAACCAATCTCTATGCTGATACTTCCTCGTATAAACTACCAGTACACTTTGGTTTCAAATATATCTGATGATGACAGCTCTTCTGGTGGAAGTGATGCCCTCTTGGGTTCTTTGCAGATGGAGAAGTTTTGCTCTGCATTCTCAGGAGTAGTACCAGTCCATGAATTTGATCTCAAGTATTTGAGCCATTGTCTTTCTGCAAAGAACTGTACTACTCCACTTTCTGTGTCTGGTCTTTTGCCTCGCATTGTCGCATTAAGGGATATTGAGTGTTTGGAAGATCAAAGAAGGTTGAGAGTTCTGGTAGAATTTTCAGACAAGACCAAACACTGGTATCATAGGGCCTTATATCCCAATACAACCTTTGTTGGAGAGGGGTCATGGAATGCAAAGAAAAATCAGCTACATGTGGTTGCTTGTCGATTCTTGGATGCAACACATCTTGTCAATAATTCTCATGTGGGTGATTGTTCAATAGGACTGAGTTTGTCATTTCCTGGAATATGGACAATTGGAGATACCAGAAGCACAGCAGGGCACATTTGGAGCAACAAAACTGTCACAGAATCGGGCTACTTTGAGAATATAACATTTGAAAGTCATGAGACTTATGTTGGAGGTGTTCTACTTAAAGGTCAGAAATATGAGTATACCCAAATTGACAAAGTAACCAAGTTGTGCCCCAGAAGAAACAGGACTGCTGCTAATGCTCAGAACACCAACTTATCCCCAAATCCATTTCCTTATGGTTTGAGATTTAATATGGCTGCTAGAAAATCTGAAGGGGAAGTTGAATGGGGTTATTTCTCTCCTCTTTCTGTTGGAAATCAATTGTATGGACCGGAATCATATTCAATTAGAGATACAGACTCAATTGAGTATAACAACAGCAGCCCCTACAGTATTAGCTACCAAATATTCATCGATTTGGGCAGTACATCAGTTACAAATCTGATTTCTGCTGAAGGGATCTATGATTATACAGAAGGAAGCCTGTGCATGGTAGGCTGCCGAAATGTGGGCTCAACAGATCAGCAGCCAATAAATGATTCTGTAGATTGTGAGATTCTACTCAATTTTCAGTGGCCTCCAAATCCAGCGAGGAAGAATTCAGGTTTCTTCAAGGGAAGCATTGTAAGCACACGGGAAAAGTCTGATCCTCTTCATTTTGATCATATAGAATTGTCTCCAGCTCACAGTTTCATAGCTGATTCCTATCGAAGGGTGGAGGTCGAGGTCATCTTGATTCTTATGACCATCACGCTTGCATGTGTTTTTGGGGCATTACAACTTTTTCATGTGAAACGGCATCCGGACGTGCTTCCATCCATATCAATCTTAATGGTAGTAATTCTAACCCTTGGCTACATGATACGTCTTATGTATTACTTTGAAGCGATCTTCATGGATAACACTGATCACCAAAACCCTTTTCTTGGAAGTGGTGGGCGGGTTCAACTTTCTCAGTTCATTGTAAGAGTAATAACAGTACAAACAATGGTAGCTTTCTTGCTGCAATTGCGCCTTTTGCAGAAAATTTGGTCAGCAAGATCCACTAAAGGAATCTATAAGCAGCTTTGGGATGTGGAGAAGAAGGCTGTATCAATATATGCCATAGGGGTTTTAGTTGCTATGGTGCTGCTGATGAGTTCAAAGCTTCAAGAGCATTCTATGTTGGGTTTTGGCGGCTGTGGTGCTTATGCTGGTTTAGTAGTGGATGGTTTTCTGTTGCCTCAGATTTTACTCAACATGGTCTACAAATCGAAGGAAAGAGCTCTGTCAGTTTCATTTTATACTGGAACAACTTTTGTTCGAGTCCTGCCACATGCATATGATCTTTACAGGGTTCACATCTCTGGTGGGGTCTTGGCAGAGCCGTACATCTATGCAAGTCCTCTTGTTGCTTTTTACTCCACTGCTTGGGATGCCATCATTCCTATCGGAGGTCTACTGTTTGCTGTCATCATTTTCTTGCAGCAGAAGTATGGGGGTCGTTGCTTTCTTCCTGAAAAGTTAAGAGAGTCGGGTGCATATGAGAAAATTCCAGAAGTAATTGAAGCCTAA
- the LOC112167462 gene encoding uncharacterized protein LOC112167462, whose product MTISMKLFISFFVFTTISFNSLSFSASASLISYADHCASVVPESTENINAGSQFVHLIHTGYYYTGGGSDILNLYSPDDQVKNSVGFQCWDISETHVQGLFKVEATLEFQVTNMIELQSMPPKIIPGSVSFRLNGFWSKSSGKLCMVGSSSIYSKQGNPLVVLKLYNLIMNNTSVTSLISGTFENVMMISENDPKSLGPISILMFPRMNYAYTLVSNSTNSSCSSGSEDTPRSLHVERFCSLLSSIVLNHDFPLKFSSHCITPENCIPISLSNLPRAVLFKDIACSEDNRRVRVLVEFSDGRLNQCPTLFNPNTTLVGEGSWDAKKNQLCVVACRFLNTTNSLNNTNVGDCSTRLSLRIPATGTIGSTSSIVGHIWSTKTVTELGYFEKITFASRDCGCRKGLLPGQTYEYTKMEKVTNLCSRKKTANDMASIYPNPFSHVTSFIMHAENSEGQVGFGNCVPLSVDNSIYRTDWSSGEDACAPESNQEYSVAPLTYSYNHSNPINISYKIDLQLQSNPKWGKQSVKYEMHINAEGIYDGTEGSLCMVGCRTLVSNSQQATNDSIDCEILVHFQFPATTAKDLHHIKGSIESTRKKSDPLHFERLDLSTAAKHVEEKRSIWRMDGKITLVLISTTLACVFAALQIFHVKRNPEVIPSISILMLLILTLSYMLPLGINFEAMFMHNFNRQNVHLGGGGWLEFNEIIIRVATLVAFLIQFHLLKLTWSAKLGNGTRKDLRVMEKRALFVALHVYAVGALAALFLHRQKLRKRDDRIELPHLENTVLDALTSYGCLVLDSFLFPQILLNIFCQSKENALSVWFYIGTTVARVLPHAHALYRAHSPANDQFDDFSYNYPAPVADLFSIAWNAIIPLEGVLFAGIIYLQQRFGGRCIAPGKLREVGIYKKVPTVHEE is encoded by the coding sequence ATGACCATCTCCATGAAGCTTTTCATatccttctttgtttttaccACCATTTCCTTCAATTCATTGTCGTTCTCTGCTTCAGCTTCTCTAATCTCTTATGCTGACCATTGTGCTTCAGTAGTTCCCGAGTCAACCGAAAATATAAATGCAGGATCTCAGTTTGTACATCTGATTCACACAGGCTACTACTACACTGGTGGTGGCAGTGACATTCTTAATCTATACTCGCCCGATGATCAGGTCAAAAATTCAGTTGGCTTCCAATGCTGGGATATTAGTGAAACTCATGTACAAGGCTTGTTTAAGGTCGAGGCAACTCTAGAGTTTCAAGTAACCAATATGATTGAGTTGCAAAGCATGCCGCCTAAAATAATTCCAGGTTCGGTTTCATTTAGACTCAATGGATTCTGGTCAAAATCTTCTGGGAAGCTCTGCATGGTTGGATCATCGTCCATTTACTCGAAACAAGGTAATCCACTTGTTGTCCTTAAGCTGTATAATCTCATCATGAATAACACTAGTGTTACAAGTTTGATTAGTGGAACCTTTGAGAATGTCATGATGATATCTGAGAATGATCCCAAGTCTTTGGGACCAATCTCTATTTTGATGTTTCCTCGCATGAACTACGCGTACACTTTGGTCTCAAATAGTACTAATAGCAGTTGCTCTAGTGGAAGTGAAGATACCCCACGCTCTTTACATGTTGAGAGATTTTGTTCACTACTATCATCAATAGTACTAAATCATGACTTTCCACTCAAATTTTCAAGCCACTGTATCACTCCAGAGAACTGCATTCCAATTTCTCTGTCTAATTTACCTCGGGCTGTGTTGTTTAAGGACATTGCATGCTCGGAGGATAATCGAAGGGTGAGAGTTCTGGTGGAATTTTCTGATGGTAGGCTAAACCAGTGCCCAACGCTCTTCAATCCTAATACAACTTTAGTTGGGGAAGGCTCATGGGATGCAAAGAAGAATCAGCTATGTGTTGTTGCTTGTCGATTCTTGAATACAACAAATTCTTTGAATAATACTAATGTGGGTGATTGTTCAACAAGATTGAGCTTGAGAATTCCCGCAACAGGGACAATTGGAAGTACTAGCAGCATTGTGGGGCATATTTGGAGCACCAAAACTGTGACAGAGTTGGGCTACTTTGAAAAGATCACATTTGCAAGTCGGGACTGTGGTTGTCGCAAGGGTCTACTTCCAGGCCAGACATATGAGTACACTAAAATGGAGAAAGTAACAAACTTGTGCTCGAGAAAGAAGACTGCAAATGATATGGCCAGCATTTACCCAAATCCATTTTCGCATGTCACGAGTTTCATTATGCATGCCGAAAATTCTGAAGGACAAGTTGGATTTGGCAATTGTGTTCCTCTCTCTGTTGACAATAGTATTTACCGGACTGATTGGTCTTCGGGGGAAGATGCATGTGCACCTGAAAGCAATCAAGAATACTCTGTGGCTCCTCTGACTTACAGCTACAACCACAGCAATCCCATCAATATTAGCTACAAAATAGATCTCCAACTACAATCTAATCCAAAGTGGGGCAAGCAGTCGGTTAAATATGAAATGCATATCAATGCTGAAGGGATCTATGATGGTACAGAAGGAAGCCTTTGCATGGTAGGCTGCCGCACACTTGTCTCAAACAGTCAGCAGGCAACAAATGATTCAATAGATTGTGAGATTCTTGTCCATTTTCAGTTCCCAGCAACAACTGCAAAGGATTTGCATCATATCAAAGGAAGCATTGAGAGCACTCGAAAGAAGTCCGATCCTCTCCATTTTGAACGCTTGGATTTGTCTACAGCTGCCAAGCATGTTGAAGAAAAGCGATCCATTTGGAGGATGGATGGGAAGATAACCTTGGTTCTTATATCAACCACACTTGCATGTGTTTTTGCTGCATTACAAATCTTCCATGTGAAAAGAAACCCTGAAGTCATTCCCTCTATTTCCATCTTAATGCTTCTAATTCTAACCCTTAGCTACATGTTACCTCTCGGGATTAATTTTGAAGCCATGTTCATGCATAATTTCAACCGCCAAAATGTGCACCTTGGAGGGGGTGGATGGCTTGAATTTAATGAGATAATCATAAGGGTGGCAACATTGGTAGCTTTCTTGATACAGTTCCACCTTCTGAAGCTAACTTGGTCAGCAAAATTGGGAAATGGAACCCGGAAGGATCTCCGGGTTATGGAAAAGAGGGCTCTCTTTGTGGCTTTACATGTGTATGCTGTAGGGGCTTTAGCTGCTTTGTTTCTGCATAGACAGAAACTGAGGAAGAGGGACGATCGCATTGAGTTGCCTCATCTAGAGAATACAGTTCTGGATGCCTTGACATCTTATGGTTGTTTGGTCTTGGATAGCTTTTTGTTCCCTCAAATTCTGCTCAACATATTCTGCCAATCGAAGGAAAATGCTCTATCAGTTTGGTTCTACATTGGAACAACTGTAGCTCGAGTTCTGCCACATGCACATGCTCTTTACAGGGCTCACAGCCCTGCCAATGACCAATTTGATGATTTCTCATACAATTATCCAGCTCCTGTGGCAGATTTATTCTCCATAGCTTGGAATGCCATCATTCCTTTAGAAGGTGTACTGTTTGCTGGTATCATATACTTGCAGCAGCGGTTTGGCGGTCGGTGCATTGCTCCTGGAAAGCTGcgagaggtgggtatatataagAAGGTCCCTACAGTTCATGAAGAGTAA
- the LOC112203572 gene encoding uncharacterized protein LOC112203572, translated as MEVEACRAGLLFGIHQGWLEVEIESNSILLIAALKREEIDLSEVGQVVDDCKAYMAAFQVVQVRHIFREANGVVDRLAHLARRGMLDDVWLGETPAIIQDVLYEDISHLYAVARGPDRDKK; from the exons ATGGAGGTTGAGGCGTGTAGGGCGGGGCTTTTATTTGGTATTCACCAAGGATGGTTGGAAGTGGAAATTGAAAGCAACTCTATCCTTTTGATTGCAGCCCTAAAAAGAGAGGAGATTGACCTTTCTGAGGTTGGTCAGGTTGTGGATGACTGTAAGGCTTATATGGCTGCTTTTCAGGTAGTCCAGGTCCGACATATATTCAgagaagcaaatggtgtagtaGATCGATTGGCTCACCTTGCTAGGAGAGGGATGCTTGATGATGTATGGTTAGGAGAaactcctgctattattcaagATGTACTCTACGAGGATATTAGTCATTTGTATGCTGTGGCTCGGGGtccag atagagataaaaagtaa